A region from the Lentimicrobiaceae bacterium genome encodes:
- a CDS encoding YhdH/YhfP family quinone oxidoreductase, which produces MTSFSNHNNQTYKAIVTEEIKPGVFVSSLKEKQISDLPEGEVLIRVKFSGLNYKDALSASGNKGITRKYPHTPGIDSAGTVVESSGNIFKKGDEVIVCGYDLGMNTSGGFAEFIRVPEKWVVMKPNSLSLKECMIIGTSGFTAASAIFEFMKHDIKPDSGKILVTGATGAVGSMAVAMLSAAGYQVVASTGKKEAEQFLLKIGAAEIIDRSILNDKSEKALLPARWMAALDTVGGATLSTVLRSTMERGIVCNCGMLASATLDVSVFPFILRAVRLIGIAAAETPMPRRLEIWKLISEKLISEHLHHISRSISLAEVPEELNRMLEAGQTGKIIVEL; this is translated from the coding sequence ATGACCAGTTTCTCAAACCATAACAATCAAACTTACAAAGCAATAGTAACAGAAGAAATAAAACCGGGCGTATTTGTATCTTCTTTAAAAGAAAAACAAATATCAGACTTGCCTGAAGGTGAAGTGCTGATCAGGGTTAAATTTTCAGGATTAAACTACAAAGATGCTTTGTCTGCTTCCGGAAATAAAGGAATAACCAGAAAATACCCTCACACGCCAGGCATTGATTCTGCCGGCACTGTAGTAGAATCATCAGGTAATATTTTCAAAAAAGGCGATGAAGTCATTGTGTGCGGCTACGACCTTGGAATGAATACAAGCGGTGGGTTTGCCGAGTTTATCAGAGTTCCTGAAAAATGGGTTGTAATGAAACCCAACAGCTTGAGTTTAAAAGAATGCATGATTATAGGAACCTCCGGATTTACTGCAGCAAGTGCCATTTTCGAATTTATGAAACATGATATCAAGCCCGATTCGGGTAAAATTCTCGTTACTGGCGCCACCGGAGCTGTTGGTTCAATGGCCGTTGCCATGTTATCAGCAGCCGGATATCAGGTTGTTGCCTCTACCGGCAAAAAAGAAGCTGAACAGTTCCTGTTGAAAATAGGCGCTGCTGAAATAATTGATCGCAGTATTTTAAATGACAAATCAGAAAAAGCCTTACTTCCTGCCCGCTGGATGGCCGCACTCGACACTGTTGGCGGTGCAACACTTTCCACTGTCTTAAGGTCAACAATGGAACGAGGAATTGTTTGCAACTGTGGTATGCTGGCTTCTGCCACACTTGATGTCTCAGTTTTCCCATTTATTCTGAGAGCTGTCAGACTCATTGGCATCGCCGCTGCTGAAACGCCCATGCCTCGCAGGCTCGAAATATGGAAATTAATCTCTGAAAAACTTATTTCCGAACATTTGCATCACATTTCCCGCTCTATCTCTCTGGCTGAAGTGCCGGAAGAGCTCAATCGCATGCTAGAAGCCGGGCAAACAGGCAAAATTATTGTTGAGTTATAA